In Nicotiana tabacum cultivar K326 chromosome 11, ASM71507v2, whole genome shotgun sequence, a single window of DNA contains:
- the LOC107782076 gene encoding 9-cis-epoxycarotenoid dioxygenase NCED6, chloroplastic-like, whose protein sequence is MHTILPNPSLHKPHNSPSFSCKILINPSKKNTITLPRRHTPPFLPPLLPPSSSPPPSPPPLAEPKIFPLKFEPPKLNPLQKLASLALDMLEKSVVTELEKKHKLNRTVDPEIQLEGNFAPVQECPVQHGLEVIGQIPSTLTGVYVRNGANPLFEPINGHHLFDGDGMIHAVKLDSVNNKASYSCRFIQTSRLVQEAALGRPVFPKPIGELHGHLGLARLLLFFARTRFGLVDATKGTGVANAGLVYFNGRLLAMSEDDLPYSVRITDDGDLETNGRYNFDGQIDDPLIAHPKVDPITGELYTLSYNVLKKPYLKFFKFDTCGNKSRDISISLQNPTMIHDFAITENHVIIPDYQVVFKLSEMLRGGSPVIHDPEKVSRFGVLSKDDHDESRIRWIEVPNCFCMHLWNAWEEINEDDDETLVIIGSCMSPPDSIFSGSDESLKSELSEIRLNLKTGKSTRRVIVSGMNLEAGQVNKNKLGRKTRYAFMAIADPWPKCSGLAKVDLVTGNVTKVLYGDEKFGGEPYFVPSTKEGKEDEGYLMSYVRDEMKEKSELVIVNASNMKQVALVKLPKRVPYGFHGTFVSSQDICNQSSC, encoded by the coding sequence ATGCATACAATCTTACCAAACCCTTCTCTTCACAAACCCCACAATTCTCCTTCTTTTTCTTGTAAAATTCTCATTAATCCTTCTAAGAAAAATACTATAACACTTCCTAGAAGACATACTCCACCGTTTCTACCACCGCTGCTGCCACCGTCATCGTCACCGCCACCGTCACCGCCACCTTTGGCTGAACCTAAAATATTTCCATTAAAATTTGAACCTCCAAAATTGAACCCTCTTCAGAAACTTGCATCTTTAGCCTTGGACATGTTAGAAAAATCTGTGGTAACAGAGCTGGAAAAGAAACATAAGCTGAACCGGACAGTTGACCCGGAAATTCAGCTAGAAGGGAATTTTGCACCGGTTCAAGAATGCCCGGTTCAGCATGGGCTTGAGGTAATTGGTCAAATTCCATCTACTTTAACGGGGGTTTACGTTAGAAATGGTGCTAACCCATTATTTGAACCGATTAACGGTCATCATTTATTTGACGGTGACGGAATGATTCATGCCGTTAAATTGGATTCAGTTAATAATAAAGCTAGCTACTCATGCCGGTTCATTCAAACAAGCCGGTTGGTTCAAGAAGCTGCATTGGGCCGACCGGTTTTTCCTAAACCGATAGGCGAGTTGCATGGCCATTTGGGGTTGGCTCGGCTTTTACTGTTCTTTGCCCGAACTAGGTTCGGGTTGGTAGATGCTACCAAAGGAACCGGCGTGGCAAACGCCGGTTTGGTTTATTTTAACGGCCGGCTTTTAGCTATGTCGGAGGATGATCTTCCGTATAGCGTCCGTATTACAGATGACGGTGATCTTGAAACTAACGGACGTTACAATTTTGACGGACAAATTGATGATCCATTGATTGCACATCCTAAGGTAGACCCCATCACAGGGGAACTTTATACTTTGAGTTACAATGTATTGAAAAAACCTTACCTTAAATTCTTCAAATTTGACACGTGCGGTAATAAGTCACGTGACATTTCTATTTCCCTCCAAAATCCAACCATGATTCATGACTTTGCCATCACGGAAAATCACGTGATCATTCCGGATTATCAGGTGGTATTCAAGTTATCCGAGATGTTACGGGGCGGGTCGCCCGTAATCCATGACCCGGAAAAAGTTTCTAGGTTCGGCGTGTTGTCGAAAGACGACCACGACGAATCAAGAATTCGATGGATTGAAGTTCCAAATTGCTTTTGCATGCATTTATGGAATGCATGGGAGGAGATAAACGAAGACGACGATGAAACCCTAGTGATTATAGGGTCATGCATGAGTCCACCGGACTCCATTTTTTCAGGAAGTGATGAATCATTAAAAAGTGAACTATCCGAGATCCGATTAAACTTGAAAACGGGCAAGTCGACCCGACGGGTTATAGTATCGGGTATGAACCTAGAAGCGGGGCAAGTCAACAAGAATAAACTTGGTCGAAAAACTCGGTATGCATTCATGGCAATAGCTGATCCATGGCCAAAATGTAGTGGCCTAGCAAAAGTCGATTTGGTCACGGGAAATGTTACAAAAGTTTTATATGGAGATGAAAAATTTGGAGGCGAACCCTATTTCGTGCCGAGCACGAAAGAAGGTAAAGAAGATGAAGGGTATCTTATGAGTTATGTTAGAGATGagatgaaagaaaaatcagaattaGTTATAGTTAATGCTTCAAATATGAAGCAAGTGGCCTTAGTAAAATTACCTAAAAGAGTGCCATATGGTTTTCATGGTACATTCGTTAGTTCACAAGATATATGTAATCAATCTTCTTGTTAA